In Dryocola sp. LX212, the genomic stretch CTTCAACGGCCTTAACGCCGTCAGCGGTGCCGTCAAAGCCGACAACCAACACGTCGGTTTTACCTGCGGTTTGCAGCGCACGCAGTGCGCCCAGCGCCATTTCATCGTTTTGCGCAAACACCGCCTGCACATCTGGATGCGCGGTCAGCAGGTTCTGCATAACGTTCAGACCCTTAGTACGGTCGAAATCTGCGGGCTGGCTCGCCAGCACGGTGAATTTGTGCGCAGCGGTAGCCTGTTTAAAGCCTTCGCCACGTTCACGGGCGGCTGATGCCCCGGCGATCCCCTGCAGCTCAATAACTTTCGCGCCGTCACCCACTTTCTTAGCGATGAAGTCACCCGCCATTTTGCCACCGGCGACGTTGTCAGAAGCGATGTGGCTGACCACGGTGCCCTGGTTCGCCATACGGTCCAGGGTAATGACCGGAATTTTAGCCTGGTTAGCCATTTTAACCGCGTTACCCACCGCATCAGAGTCGGTTGGGTTGATCAGCATCAGTTTGGTTCCGCGGACGGTCAGATCCTGCACGTTCGCCAGCTCTTTAGCCGGGTTGTTCTGTGAATCCAGCACCACCAGGTTGTAGCCCAGCTTATCGGCTTCTTTCTGCGCGCCGTCTTTCAGGGAAACGAAGAACGGGTTGTTAAGCGTTGAAACAACCAGCGCGATGGTGTCTTTCGCCATCGCGTTGGCGCTCACGGTGGCGCTCAGCGCAACAGCGGAAACCAGGGTAGCCAGTTTTTTCATATTCATAGTCAGATGTCCTGTAGGGTTATGATTGTTACTGCTTTTTGTTGTCCACCAGCACCGCCAGTAGTATCACCACTGCTTTGACGATCATCTGGTAATAGGAAGAAACACCTAATAAATTCAAACCGTTGTTGAGGAAGCCGAGGATCAGCGCACCGATCAGCGTCCCGACAATACGTCCTTTGCCGCCGGCCAGGCTGGTACCACCCAGCACGACCGCCGCAATAGCATCCAGCTCGTAACCCGTACCCGCCGTTGGCTGTGCGGAGGAGAGACGTGCCACCTCGATGATTCCCGCCAGTGAAGCCAGCAGGCCGCAGAGTGAATAAACGATGATTTTAACTTTGTTGACGCTGATGCCGGACAGGCGCGTCGCCGCTTCGTTACCGCCAAGCGCATAGATATAACGGCCCAGGCGCGTGTGGTGCAGCATGTACCAGGCCGCGAGGAAGA encodes the following:
- the rbsB gene encoding ribose ABC transporter substrate-binding protein RbsB, translated to MNMKKLATLVSAVALSATVSANAMAKDTIALVVSTLNNPFFVSLKDGAQKEADKLGYNLVVLDSQNNPAKELANVQDLTVRGTKLMLINPTDSDAVGNAVKMANQAKIPVITLDRMANQGTVVSHIASDNVAGGKMAGDFIAKKVGDGAKVIELQGIAGASAARERGEGFKQATAAHKFTVLASQPADFDRTKGLNVMQNLLTAHPDVQAVFAQNDEMALGALRALQTAGKTDVLVVGFDGTADGVKAVEGGKLGATVAQMADQIGVIGVQTADKVLKGEKVESKIPVDLKLVTK